The nucleotide window ttaaaaaatttaaagctaaAATCTTAcagtcaaaattttaaaactacaacaaaaaattataattctaaaggaaaaaaaactatagCTACAGATGTTACCAATCGGATCCATTATACTCTTACACGATAAATACACCATGCAAAATACGATTTACTACTTTGATTTATCATTTTTACACGTGTTTAACATATTACACAATATTTTGAACAtgttttatccattaattttaTGCAAAGTATCTACAATATGTTAAGTACattataattttcaaatcaAACTGTCATcacgcgcaaggcgcggatctcaTCCTAATAATTGATTATTTTGTCATGATACTTTAACATAGTTAGGCACTTTATACTTGAAGTGTATTATTTgctttatttttggatttttggcTACTTTTGTCGGACGAAAATGCCTTTAAGAAAGAGAAATCGTGACGAGAGTCGTGATGGTTTGAACATTTAGTTAGTTGCTTTAGTTGTTACTAATTTAGGTTTATTGGGTTTTGGGTTTCAATAGTAACCGTAAGATAGTGTTTAAGCTAATTTGATCTAAGGCTCTTGTTAACGTAAATACAAATCATAGAAAAAGAGGGACAAGATATGAGAGAGTTTATGGTCATGATGTGGCAGTATTAAACGTGTTGTGTCAGGGTTGCGGTTGAGAGAAAAGAGATTAGGGCCAGCGATCATTTGGTCAAAGACTTTATGAATAACAGATCGGTGGGTGGTGTGGTCAGGATTTTCGTTGTGAAAAAAGAGGTTATGGTCAAAGTTGGTGTGGTTAGGGTTATAGGATTTTGCACATTTTTGGTTATGGTCAAAGTCGGTGTGGTCACTCCAGCGTCTCCTCTGTCTAACAACATCAGTCCAGCGTGACCACATCTTGTCTCGTCCTCCACTATCAAGCTTTTCTGCTCCTCCGTCATGCTCTACCACCGGCAACGAGGAGAACAATGATTCGtcacaccaccaccaccaattCGCATGCCATCACCTTCGGTTATAACATCACCATTTTTCTAGattgaaaaaattaataaatctaaaaacaaaGAAGTAAAagacaagaaacaaaagaacatTAAATCTTACaattggtagttgatacttactatgtttttgattttttttcgtgATAAAGATGAGAAGAGGAGGAATAGAAGAGAAAAAAGATGAGagtgagaagaaaaaaaaagtacaatCTCGATAGTGATTCAATCAAATGAAATCTACTCATTCTGGTTAGAATTAAAAAAGTAATTTAGGAATTTTATTACCTGGAAGTACACCGCATGCATAAAGTGTGCTAGAATGTTACGAGAGAAGTGAAAATTATGTCACACtgtaattaaaaacaaacaccAGTTTTTTTACTTGAAAAAACAAACACCATTTGCATGAACTTAAGTAATACATGATTGCATactctaaatattaaaatttagttttactacGCCAACAAACACAAACACCTAATGTTTGGTAAATTACACAATAAACACAAGAAAATATTGTATAACCACACCGAGAAAAGCAAAACTACAAAGGCCATGTTCGTTTCGTAAACTGGATGAGAATTCCAGAAACGGCATCCGCGTACAGTAATTGGATGCAGCAATCAGATGTTGTTCGTTCGCGTTTCTGGAAATTTTGGATCATGCATCTGAAAATTGTATCTGGCTGTAGTTATGTTCGTTTTAGATTTATGTATTTTGTATCTGGATGAGTTTTATGTCAAATGACAAAAAGCTCTTTGTCTTCTCTTTTGGTCTAAACATGTATAAAACtatatctaaaatttaattttcatgttttaaCTTGTAAGAAATTATGTTTAACTGCAAATAAAAtagacataaataaaaataaatatcaaattcaatttttcatggtttataacattataaaataacaataataaacatTAAACTCAAAATTCAAAgtcttaaaataacaaaataaaaactcaaaGTCTTGACTCAAAACATTCAAAAACTGAAAAACTCAAACCTGAAACATAAACTCTTGACATAAAAACTCAAGTCTGAACAATAGTAAACATAATCCCTTGACTTCAAGAAGATGATCTTCAAATGCCTTGAACACTCAAACCTGAAACATATAAACAATACATCACACATGCTTCCTACAAGCAAATAAATAACTGAAAGACACAGATGTTTAGACTTTTAAGATATACAAAATACTCCCATTCAATTTACAAACGTGAGAtgcgagagagagaaagagagagagacgagagagagagataagaatAAGAACCTGGAGGAAGTGACTGCTTGATTATCATATGTGAAGCTAATATGGAAGTCGACTTCCTCTTGCTATCCTTTCAGTGATTGCATCACGTCGAATCTCCATTGCTCTATCACCAGATGGAAGGTATGGAGTATGCTCAAGCTCTTCTACTGCTTGGTCACCATGATGTTCATACTCATTTACTGTTTCCCAATAAGTGAAATCACGGTCTTCATCAGATGAATCTCGAATAAAATTGTGAAGTGCCATAGTTGCTGTCACAATCTTCACCCACTTTATAACATCATACTTTGGATGTTTTCTATCTAAAATCCTCCACTTCGCTTTCCAAACACCAAATGTTCTTTCAATCACAGAACGTAAACTAGCATGCCTCCGGTTAAACAGTTCTCTAGAGTTTGTTTGTGGTCCTCCCCTAGCAAACTGGTCAAGATGATACCTAGTTCTACGATGCGGACCTAGATAACCGGTTCTAGTTGGATAACCGGAATCAACTAGATAGTACTTACCATCTGGTGGATGAGGGAAGAAGGGTTCATGTGTCACACAATGTGTAAGAACTTTCGTGTCATGAGCTCTACCAGGAACTCCCACGTATGCATAGATGAATCGCATTTTCAGATTGCACAATACTTACACAATGTGTAAGAACTTTTGTGTCATGAGCTCTACCAGGAACTCCCACAATACTTAGACACTAGATAGGAGAACATAAAAATCATGCATATCTGCTTTCACCGGTCTCTTCCTCCAAATAGATAATCTTGTTCTCGTCATCTTCATAACTTAGGAACGTTTGTCGATTTGTAGCAGCTTCCCTGAGATGTTTATAAGCAGCTTTGTACAATGGAGACCACATTTTGATACTAGACAGTGAATGCAAGACACTCATAGCCTTAAGCTGACTGCAACTCAAATCTGGATGGCTTTCTATTAGGTGGTTTTTGTGAGAGAGTATCTCATCACGTGATTGAAGACTACTTCTCATAACAACTGCTGCTTGTTCTGCCCGCCTTTTCCGAGAAGGCTTTGGGACAGTAGAGGCTTGTGGAGCATTGGAGACTCGTGGACCATTAGAGGATGAGGGAGCATCTGGTTCAGGATTGGTTTGCCTTGCTGGAGGATCGGTTTGCCTTGCTTCAGATGCGGCATCATCATTCTCTACCTCCATATTGTCTAACTCATTTTCACCTTGCTGAGCACTCCACCCTTCTGCTCCACTTACATGAACCCCAATGAAAATCTGTTCCACTAGATCTGCGTTTGCCACTGGTTTATCTTTGTATTTCCTAGCTCCAGGCCATTCCTATAATCAAATAACAACCATCACTCATGattctttgataaaaaaaaaaataaaaatctagcAGATTCTAAAGGGTTTGGTATATACCTTACAACGCTGCTCCCACCAATCATCACTCATGTCTATTGAGCCATCTGGATGATATCCCAGTCCAGTTCTATTGTGAGTCAATCTCTTCATAGCTCCATATTGCTTCTTGCAAGAGTTGAACTTGTTCCTAAAATTTATCCATGGATGCCTCACCCCATATGTATCATAAGACTTATCTGCAATTGTCTTTCTCGCAGTTTCATGGAGAACCTTATTTTTCACATTGCCTTTCAGTTCTTCTTTAATTCTTAGTTGAAGCACAAACcgtgtttgttcatcactccacaATACAGTCTATGAACAACACAAGAGGACCATCTAAGTCAAGACTAAACTAAATTCAATGCATTAAGACCATATCTAAGTCAAGATTAAACTAAATTCAGTGCGTAAAGACCATCTAAGTCAAGACTAAATGCAACATAGAAACACCAAAATAGAGTGTTGAGAATGACTTACATCACTTCCAGGGACATATACCATTGAAGCTTGAACAGATAGTcactgaaacaaaaataaaaacaaaagcatgaagtagaacaaaacaaacacctcgcttaattttttttatgggtCTATGGGAATACACAACTACAAGCAGAATGAGCTACAGAACACCAcgcttaaatttttttttatgtgtctATGGGAATACACAACTATAAGCTACTAAAAATCTTCAATGTATCTAATAACATGCAACGAATTCAACAAGACAAGAGGCAGCAATACTTcagaacaaaagaaagaaagtacCTTTCAAACAGTAAACAACACGAAGACACAGCAAGAGAAAAGAGAACAGAGCTCAACACAATAAAACTTGTTGGTTAAATAGAGGCCGTTATAAACAAAGAGAACAGAGCAGTGAGAACCTCAAAGCAAAGGGAGCCGAGACCTCAAAGGAAGAGATGGGTTTCCGAGACTTGTTGTTTCCGAGATGAAGCTTGAAACTATGAAGCTTGAAACTTGTTGTTTCCGAGAACTCACCGGCGCAAGACTGCAACATAAAAGAGAACAGAGCAGTGAGAATTCATTAGAAATGATTTCGCCATTAGAAATGATACATTTCTCAACAAACCAACACACAAGAGACATTAGAGATCTCCCATAacattaaaaatctcacataaCATTTCAAGCTTTAGAACAGACTCTCTAGTATCCTGCAAACATCAAAGAAGATGAAGCTTACGAGAAGGGAGCCGAGATGCTTTAGAACAGAAACTGCTTGAGAGAGACCATCAAAGCTCCATTCTTTCtgctaagaaaaataaaacaaatgagATTTCCAAAAAGTTACCaatagagagggagagagagggagagactgtgtgagagagagagagagagagagagagagagagagagagagagagagagagagagagagagagagagagagagagagagagagagagagagagagagactaaccAATAGAGCTTGAGAGAGGGAGAGATGGgttcgagagagagagatgggttcGAGAGAGAGActgcgtgagagagagagagagactgcgAGAGAGAGGACTGAGAGAGATCAGAGGTTCATGGTTGCAGAGATCGGAGGTTAAAGAGAGGAGGATGAAGAGATCAGACGGCTACAAATCTAGGTTAGAAATTAATGGCAAgacttttgtaatttttaaaataaaataagggtATTACCGACTTTTAGCACTTTTGGATGAGCTTGCTGTAGTTAGAAGCGTTCAAACATCTCATCCAGAAATCCCGAAAAATCCGGATgagttttcaaaattaatcTGGATGCCGCGTCCAACTTAACCTCCTATTTCGCGCAAACGAACATCAGTCCGCGAGACGAATCCAATTTACAAAACGAACAGGGCCAAAGAAGCTAATATGATTTCTAATCAAACATGGCTAAAACTTAAATCCAATTTTAGTGGATAAGACTATGTTTTTTCTGGGTGTAATGAATGAGGCCAAAGTTAATGGTGAAAATGGAATTAGAGGAAACAAAGgaatatttaaatagtatttGTTGACAGTTGAGTATTTTTGAATTCTACACGAAAGATGTTAGACGATAAGAAATTGAGATGTCTTCCCGTTAATCATTCAAATTTATAGATTCGGATTTGTCCATTTGCCCCCGCTGTATCGACGTTAGTGATGTCGTCAAACAAGTAATTGCAATAGCCATTGAAGTGATGATTCTAAGTGTTATTGGCATTAGATCTATAGCCAAATTAGTACAATTTTTTCCCTCTTATTTCGAAACATAACCGTTCAGGTAAATGGCATCGGTTCTATAGCCGGGTCATGTCATGTGATAAACACATGGAGCAAGAATAAACTTTAGTCTGAAGCACATAATAACAAGATTTAAGAAGGGATCAGTTTGCAGGGGCCAAAACAGAAGACCACATGCTTCCTAAGTAGTTATCTAAGAAGAGTGTCCCGCTACGGTAAAATAGATTGCCCTGGTCCAAACATAAACTCAAACCCGAAACAAACCGGGAAAAACATGGAGCCCAAATGAACCACACGCTCATCCTCCACGCATATGTGCACCTAGTTCGCCAAACTGATCATCAGCTTCAACAGTGTCGTCTGAGAGACGGACTGCATCGAGCTTCTGCTTCAGGAGATCTATGGCATTCAGTACCAGCTGCGAAGCCTTCACTGCACCTGTGGATTCAACAGTGAATATGAAACTGTCATCTTTCGGACGGATCTCAATGAGCCCTTGTTTCCCCATGGCTTCTGCTTTCTTGATCACTTCTTCATCGTAAGTGTATGCTTCTGGATCAACCACCACAACCTAAAGTAGCAGAGTGTCATTAACAGCAATAGTGATAAGCTATGATGTAAAGGATGACTGCCCAGAAATTAGCTAAACACACTAAGCACCTAGAGAAAATGCATACACCAATAAAAATAGGAAGAGTGTCATACTGAAGTCTCAAAGCTAATAAACTTGTAGATATGACATTCATTCACAAATCTCCAAACTAACCTGTCTGGTGACAGCATCAAAGTCAAAAACTTTGGTCGGGCTGCTCTCAATCAAGTCAATCTTTTCGTCGTCCGTCAAAGTGTCCATCatatcttcattgatgataatGTCAGGCTCATACATGAACGTAACAGTGGCTGCAGGAGACCATTTAGCGTGATCTTTCCCGATTCCTTTCCTCGCTATCGCCCTAAGCTTCAGTTCTTGTCCACGTCTCAGTTTCACTATGATGATTCCTCTGAgattaaaagaaagaaacagtcacgaacaataaaaaaagaagcaaCCCAACAACTAAATTATTCTGATATTGTCCGAACACCAAACAAAAAGATGTCTTTTTTATAACAAAGTCAATATAACACATTCCTGTTAACAAACCGGATGAAAAAGGAGATACCTTTGCTCGCTTGAATCAGCTCCAGATGAATCACCGAAATCAACAGGAGTAACAGTAGGATCAGCGCTGTACAGATCCTTACTAGTAACATCTAGGGTTTGGTCAGTGACACATTTAGCGCTAAGGCGAAACTCAACAGAGCAAAACTCGCACTGTCCGTCTCCGTCGCAAGCATCGCAGTCTCGAGAGAAGCGCATGCTCATCGCACGCTCGCTGGTGAGAGGGATGAGACCTAACCGATGAGCAATGAACTCATCGTTGAGAACAGAGGAATTAACCTCGATTTCGACCAGATCGATTGCGACCGTGGGGACCTCGGAGATCATAACGCGACGGAGAGCGTTCGCCATGGAGACATCGGTGTCACGAAGCTCGAACTTGGCGTAGTCATCTTTCAGCTCACGGATCTTCACCTTTGGGAATCTCTGGTAAGTGGCACCACTGTCCATCTCTCGAGGTTTTTAGGGTTTTTGTCTGAACAAtccggagagagagagagagagagagagagagagagtttcttcGCTGAAGGTGAAGAGATAGAgtggtagagagagagagatataagATACAGCAGTGGTTTAAAAGTTAGGCCTTTGGGCCTGCTCTTTACCGCAGATTTTTGGGCCTGATATATTGCTTTCTGCTCTTTATTGGATTCCAAATAGAGACTAGAGTCAAGGAATAAGGTTGTGCAGATTGCATCCACGGTTTTTAATGGTTTGGTCTCTCATCAATAATTATGAGTTTAACAGAAAAAGAAGGATATGGGTAGTTTGGAGCCCTCATGCCAGGTTAACGTCAGTGTTTAAAtcagataaaataataattgtctTTGTACTTCTTGAAGGGGTAGACCAAAGAATTTTTTTCGTTCATTTTGTATATGCGGAAAATGTATCTGAGAATAGGAGAGAATTATGGGGTGGTATCAAGTTTCATCAGGATTCACCGATGTTCAGAAATAAGAAGTGGATAATCATAGGAAATTTTAATGAGATATTCGATGGGGAGGAACATTCAAGTTATAAAGATTCATGAATCACCATTGTAGGAATGCATGAGTTTGATAGTGTTATTCAACACTGTAGACTCATGAATTTGGGCTATCAAAGACCTAAATTTACTTGGTGTAATAAGTGTGATGATGCGCTTATCTGCAAGAAATTAGATCGTTTTCTGGTTAATGAGATTTGGTTGAATCAAAGAACTCAAGTGTATGGTATATTTGAGGCTGAAAGCTGTTCAGATCATCTTTGAGGCTCTAGGAGATTAGTCTAGGTTTGTTTGGACCTGAGATTTActcatgaatatatatatatatatatatatatatatatatatatatatatatatattaacatcaaAGAAACTTTATGCTTCTTTCAAGCATGCTACATTAAGTATACAACCACAAagaaataaatcataaaatcaGAGTATAGAATACTAAAAAAATACCAAGTTATAGTATCTCATATCTCTGCAACACATATGATAGCTGTCTTAGGTCTTCACTACAACTaagcatttttttttacataaatgGAAACAATAGCATGAGTTCAGATCTGGCAAATTGATGCGGCCATCAATTCAGCAGCTTAACCAGAGGTCAACCCAAATCCCTACTCAACTAGCCAAGGCGCCAACCAGGATATATGTGCACTAAAAATGTCATATCTTACAAATCAGGAGGGTTCAAATCACAAGGctaatttttatggattctacactcaagaaggagtccaagACAATTGGAAATGGGCCAAAATATttacggagcaagaagttatgaattttacaagtcagaggtttctcagcccgtccatctgcgagtatccgactttagaaggagatttaaGCTCAAGTAAGGAGCGGCCTAAAGCAAATCCCATCATaggagtcaagaggagtttatccgctttccagaaagcccaagatcaggagaaatggccatggaattatgaagttatgatccaatctccaaaaccgatcaaaccagttctacacttgcttcaattggaagctaaccggttcaatcagcttcaaaccagatattggcgaccaggagatcatttaAACCAATCAGGAGATATTATAGGAGTCCAGGAGGAGTTCTACATGTTCATACTATGCACCAGCAACCattggatcaggaggatcctcatttactcaaacctgccttatttggagcaaaccgacattaatgtccaacagctcttttctcATCAGACCAGGCAAGAGATCAGAACCTATAAAGCACCCAGGAAGATCCCAAGGAAGCTCTCTTATCCATTAAAACTGTCCAGGTTCAAGAAAGATCAGATTCTTTACTCggagccaaaatcccacaaaaggctccaacggctagtttccgATTTCTTGCttagttttgatttgtttcctttcttttcttttatgaaCGTTTAGAGTCTTGTATCTGAGAATTATATAAGCTCATTGTCGTCCATTGTAAAGATCAACCCtcaatcaccaagttaataaaaagtttattcagtttttatcaaagattgttctttgtataaaatatcggtctttaggattcaaagagagatttttTGTTGTTCTATTGATTTCGTGAGACTAGtgtgtttgtgcaaatcaaacaagctcagtacacagattgagagagtcaatcacatCGTTTCCATcatccatcagattgagagattcaatcaaaacctcatccgcaaatccacttcaatcCATCATCTGATCcagcttgagagagacatcagtccagcaagtCTGATCCCACCTTCAATCCATCTCCATcccctgttcttgttgagagagaaaCCAGTCCAGCAACTAGAATCCATCAGCCATCTCtatccttctcttattttgcttcattttgcatcatatagttctagaatttccattcaatataaaaccataaaaagtcatatttgcttatgttcttcatttatcatttagttttctttcaGTTCATCATTTTAATCCattaaaactcataaaaagattactttttttgtttcaggTACAAAACCGGCCAACTCTCTCTCCATTGCAGCCGCCTAGCCGCCCCATTGCCATCTGCttgtcctgtccagtccgagtccttGAACCTCAGTCTATCCATTTGAGTAGTCTGAATCCCAGCCTGTAACACAAATGACGGTCCAAAACCTCCCATCATCCTTGGTGCTCAGCATCACCTCATTTTAGTATAGAGTTTACACCCTCTGCCCATGTGTTCCACCGAAATAGTTTTCGGTTTGTGTGATGGTCTAGCTTAGATATTTCGTGTGCCTCACTATAAGAGCATCTACGACCCCACTACAAATTACTGCAAAATGAAGTGGAAAATGCAATcatgaacaaataaaaaatgattactttataaatagagtaatattttttttgtttatttatgacTGCAAAAAATGGAGTAATGTCTCATTATAACACTGTTTATTCAATCATTAGCTATAAACCCAACAATTATTCAAAAAATGTTCACGTAAAATAGTTTCCAACTCTCATTGATCAAACCTAAATCAAGTTGAGTAGCCCGAAACTGCCCAAAGACCACAATTAACAtacacttcttttttttgataaaacacaATTAACATACACTTCCTCCATAAAATATAACTACACCGGCCACACCAAaagatataataaatttttaatagcACTCAATATATCTTTAAGCTTCACCACCCAATAACAACAAcgcgaagaaaaaaaaaattaataggcTACGTCACATATTTAAGATTCTTAAATTTGGCTATTTCGAAAACTGTAGCAACAATTTAGGAGTCTTCCTATATGTTAACCAAGCCAGCACCATAGTAGGTGAACCAAACGTTTGCAGCCTATAATACAAATTTTTAGGtagtcaaaattttaaatcattgtTAGACAATTATGGTCTGAACTGGTcaacacaatataaataaaaagaacaaaaggaTATTTTATTATCACGGTGAGTGTAACCacgattaataaaaaaatacaataaagaaaaaataagtaTATGAAGGTAAAATATAACTTTACCACGAGTGATAATAATAcagaaaagttaaaaaaatttaaaaaggaGGAGCCCAATCATATATACTCAAGTTTCAGCTACAAAACACGAGTTGGAGGTGAAGAACAGCCTTCccttctctagctttctctccCAACGCGATTCCCGAGACCGATTTGTTTTCACCCATCTCCGACGCCGGAGGAGCCCGAGCTCGCCGGCGTCGGGACTCTTCGCCTCATCCCTGTACTTCTGTTACATTTCTAGTCTTTGGTCCGACGATGACTTCTCTCTGCACTGTCAGTCACTCCATGTTTGTGTTTATCGGTTGGTTTTGTTTCGCCTCCACCGCCGGACTCACGGATCTATGTCGGTGTCGCCTCCTCTGGGTGTTGCTGCTCATCTGTAGTCCTCTACCGGCCTTCTCCGTCGTCCCTAGCTCAGCGTTCAGAAAAGCTCCAAATCTGAGTTTTCGTTCTTTCACCGGCTCCCCCGCTGCAGTCACCATCACGAACAGACTTGGCGAACTCCATAGGCTATCACATCTACTTTCAGCACAGTCTATTCTCCATGGTTCTCAGTCACCACTCCACCGTAACCTCTGCTCGCGCAACTTGTACTCGCTTTCCAGATCTGAGAGCATGGGCTCCACCACCGCGAAGAGGTCTTTCGGTGTCGACACCACCAAACGCTTCGCCTCTGACACATCTTGCCGTCTCGCAACAGCAGTCAAGCTCCCACGACACATCAATGGATCCGTGCTCAGCCTTGACGACGAGCCTCACCGGATTTCATCATTTTCCGACCGGAAAACTGATTACGGCGCATGTAGTCTCACTGCTCACCACAAAACCCTAATCTCTTTTTGGGCCTTATCTAAATGGGCCTTCTCTACAAGTGACTGGGCCACAAATGTTCTCACAAGCTCTGGCCCATTTCTCAAGATCAAGCGTCCAAGGCAGCGACACCGTGGTTCCCTCCGACAAATCCCTCCGGCTAAGTTCGTTTCAGTGCCAAATTCACAATCGGAGATGAAAAGAGTTTCAATCACCTCACCATCTAGCTTGCCGATCTTTTTGCTACCCGGATCTATTGAGATTCACCTAGCCTCCCGGGACAACATAGACGGTTATAGAGTTGTTCTCTTTCGTTTGATGGGTGCGCTAGCTTTAGTCGGCTTCCCACTCATCTTCAAACCCCTTTCACTAGGGTATTTCAACGTCTTTTTAGACTATTTAAAGCTCTCTCGAGCTGTGGTTTCAAGGATTCAAGTGAAGATTATCTGCGGATCTCTCTACTTCGAGCTAGCCTCTCCTTTTAACACTTCTATCTTCTGTTTTATTGTTTTCATGTTATCGTTGTTCATCTTACCGTCAAGCATACCTCCGGTTAAAATCGTTGTAGCGTCTTAGATTTGAATTAATGAAATttgtgccaaaaaaaaaaaaaaaaaggaggtgaAGAACAAATCAACAATA belongs to Brassica rapa cultivar Chiifu-401-42 chromosome A07, CAAS_Brap_v3.01, whole genome shotgun sequence and includes:
- the LOC103844476 gene encoding uncharacterized protein LOC103844476 is translated as MVYVPGSDTVLWSDEQTRFVLQLRIKEELKGNVKNKVLHETARKTIADKSYDTYGVRHPWINFRNKFNSCKKQYGAMKRLTHNRTGLGYHPDGSIDMSDDWWEQRCKEWPGARKYKDKPVANADLVEQIFIGVHVSGAEGWSAQQGENELDNMEVENDDAASEARQTDPPARQTNPEPDAPSSSNGPRVSNAPQASTVPKPSRKRRAEQAAVVMRSSLQSRDEILSHKNHLIESHPDLSCSQLKAMSVLHSLSSIKMWSPLYKAAYKHLREAATNRQTFLSYEDDENKIIYLEEETGESRYA
- the LOC103844364 gene encoding DNA-directed RNA polymerases II, IV and V subunit 3; translation: MDSGATYQRFPKVKIRELKDDYAKFELRDTDVSMANALRRVMISEVPTVAIDLVEIEVNSSVLNDEFIAHRLGLIPLTSERAMSMRFSRDCDACDGDGQCEFCSVEFRLSAKCVTDQTLDVTSKDLYSADPTVTPVDFGDSSGADSSEQRGIIIVKLRRGQELKLRAIARKGIGKDHAKWSPAATVTFMYEPDIIINEDMMDTLTDDEKIDLIESSPTKVFDFDAVTRQVVVVDPEAYTYDEEVIKKAEAMGKQGLIEIRPKDDSFIFTVESTGAVKASQLVLNAIDLLKQKLDAVRLSDDTVEADDQFGELGAHMRGG